One window of the Synergistaceae bacterium genome contains the following:
- the folK gene encoding 2-amino-4-hydroxy-6-hydroxymethyldihydropteridine diphosphokinase, with the protein MPSRTVVLALGSNMGNRLLMLEQAIGALSGSGFLISAKSRVWETAPWGMTDQPRFLNMCLTAKTELEAVQILTVIKAIEKSLGRSLSGHWGPREIDIDIILLEDEIIDIPSLKVPHPLFQERAFVLVPLAEIAPGAVHPVLKKTVRELLDSLQEEKMEWIIQI; encoded by the coding sequence ATGCCTAGCAGGACAGTCGTACTGGCACTCGGCTCAAACATGGGGAACAGGCTCCTGATGCTGGAACAGGCGATCGGTGCGCTGAGCGGTTCCGGGTTCCTCATATCGGCAAAAAGCCGCGTCTGGGAGACAGCTCCATGGGGCATGACAGATCAGCCTCGTTTTCTCAATATGTGCCTTACAGCCAAGACAGAACTGGAAGCAGTACAGATACTCACCGTTATCAAAGCAATAGAGAAATCCCTGGGAAGAAGCTTATCGGGACACTGGGGACCTCGTGAGATCGACATAGACATAATACTTTTAGAAGACGAGATTATTGACATTCCATCGTTGAAGGTGCCCCATCCGCTGTTTCAGGAAAGGGCTTTTGTTCTCGTTCCCCTTGCTGAGATCGCGCCCGGGGCAGTACATCCAGTTCTGAAAAAAACCGTCAGGGAGTTGCTGGACTCCCTGCAGGAAGAAAAAATGGAATGGATAATACAAATATGA
- the folP gene encoding dihydropteroate synthase, whose product MTVYNMKFIETSELADALRAIGADMRSLPFFSNRREIRILFVSNADVRAANVIKQEILSRGGDAAVNAHVIDCGVAHSDVILFGTRKQLELLADKLETMAWWGLPDISKEIRRAIAALSRRRKTTVLPSGAVLKIGARTLIMGIINLTDDSFYRKSRTGGSLEETVKRALQLAEEGADILDLGAESTRPGSARVPEDIEKERIVAAVKEIRKLLPSIPLSIDTTRASVARSALEAGADIINDVSGLTYEPEIAKAASDFGAMLVLMHMRGTPETMQSMCGYDNILLELTQFFEKGIDAAGSFGLDRSRIIIDPGIGFAKTYDQNLFILRHLEAFETLGLPLLIGVSRKGTIGRATESEYPEERLEGTIAVSTLCAWQGVDMIRVHDVAQNRKAVMMTEAIKGAKYA is encoded by the coding sequence ATGACTGTATATAATATGAAATTCATTGAGACATCGGAGCTTGCGGACGCACTAAGGGCGATCGGGGCAGACATGCGCAGCCTTCCGTTCTTCAGCAACCGCAGGGAGATAAGGATCCTTTTCGTCTCCAACGCCGACGTTCGCGCTGCCAATGTCATAAAGCAGGAGATACTGTCCCGGGGCGGAGACGCCGCCGTGAATGCGCATGTGATAGACTGTGGCGTGGCGCATAGCGACGTAATACTCTTTGGCACAAGAAAACAGCTTGAGCTGCTTGCGGACAAACTTGAAACTATGGCATGGTGGGGACTCCCTGATATTTCTAAAGAGATCCGCAGGGCAATTGCGGCGCTTAGCAGAAGGAGAAAAACGACAGTCCTTCCATCAGGCGCCGTCCTCAAAATCGGGGCACGCACTCTCATAATGGGAATAATAAATTTGACGGATGATTCCTTCTACCGCAAAAGCCGCACAGGCGGCAGCTTGGAAGAGACTGTCAAAAGGGCCCTTCAGCTTGCGGAAGAGGGCGCGGACATCCTTGACCTCGGCGCAGAATCTACACGTCCGGGATCAGCCCGCGTACCGGAGGACATTGAAAAAGAAAGAATAGTTGCCGCAGTAAAAGAGATCCGCAAATTGCTGCCATCCATCCCCCTTTCCATAGACACTACCCGTGCCTCTGTTGCACGATCTGCTCTGGAGGCCGGTGCAGATATAATCAACGACGTCTCCGGACTTACCTATGAACCTGAAATAGCAAAAGCAGCATCTGATTTCGGAGCAATGCTGGTGCTGATGCACATGCGCGGCACACCTGAAACAATGCAGTCAATGTGCGGTTACGATAATATCCTTCTCGAACTCACGCAATTCTTCGAAAAGGGGATCGACGCAGCGGGATCTTTCGGGTTAGACAGATCACGCATCATAATAGATCCCGGCATTGGTTTTGCAAAAACCTATGACCAGAATCTTTTTATTTTACGGCATCTCGAGGCTTTCGAAACCCTCGGGCTACCGCTGCTGATCGGTGTCTCCAGGAAAGGGACTATAGGACGTGCGACTGAGTCGGAATATCCCGAAGAACGCCTTGAAGGCACAATTGCTGTTTCCACGCTCTGCGCATGGCAGGGCGTGGATATGATCCGCGTGCATGATGTCGCACAGAACAGAAAAGCGGTTATGATGACAGAGGCAATAAAAGGAGCAAAATATGCCTAG
- a CDS encoding histidine phosphatase family protein: protein MNTKTTIYLIRHGECAGNKENRIRGCLDFPLNENGLTQAYALAEAMKDKHIEFIYSSPLSRATKTAQILGDALGLGVGIIDAFCNIRLGPWEGRLKAELAVETPELWNTWVTMPEDLRVEGAETLDQVMDRSLKGLESIIKERKGHTLAIVAHRGVLKLALAGALGIAKPRFWRLHMDNASYSLLTHDDTRGFCLMGLNFTEHLKGIPLVQEFE from the coding sequence TTGAATACTAAAACGACAATTTACCTCATACGCCACGGCGAATGTGCCGGGAACAAGGAAAACAGGATCCGCGGATGTCTTGATTTCCCTCTCAATGAAAATGGACTGACTCAGGCATATGCTCTTGCCGAAGCTATGAAAGACAAGCATATAGAGTTCATATATTCCAGCCCCCTGAGTCGTGCAACCAAAACAGCTCAAATACTGGGCGATGCGCTCGGGCTTGGAGTTGGGATAATTGATGCCTTCTGCAATATAAGGCTGGGACCATGGGAAGGGCGTCTTAAGGCAGAGCTTGCAGTTGAAACACCTGAGCTTTGGAACACATGGGTAACCATGCCTGAAGATTTGAGGGTCGAGGGCGCAGAGACGCTTGACCAGGTTATGGACCGCTCCCTGAAGGGGCTTGAATCGATCATAAAAGAACGTAAAGGACATACCCTTGCGATCGTCGCACACAGGGGGGTACTTAAACTTGCGCTCGCTGGGGCGCTTGGAATAGCAAAACCCCGTTTCTGGCGCCTCCACATGGACAACGCGTCATACAGCCTGCTGACTCACGATGATACCCGCGGCTTCTGTCTCATGGGGCTCAACTTCACGGAACACCTGAAGGGCATCCCCCTTGTTCAGGAATTCGAATAA
- the hrcA gene encoding heat-inducible transcriptional repressor HrcA produces MLTERQLEVVLSVVYEYIRSGESVGSRTVSRRYLTGRSSATIRNEMSDLEEMGFLKQTHTSSGRVPTTQGYRLYVDYVLQRVDPKRHSREWIRKLAEHHRGLEGALESATEILSRVTNYVGVAALTSLDAVKLQRVDFVRIAERNVLLLVVLQGGLVHQKIITLPWDMSQDCLDDLSRRINFFAGCSWTEIKKELQTYILQELREYQSACTRALKELEDIMLSPTMKVYTGSMSHMLNFPDFQDLGRIQALYSFLEQEESISELINRCSNEGLNILIGEENESPAMKKASLVAASTVFNGQRATIGIIGPERMDYERVITTIDRVLQTLEPESDGEVKE; encoded by the coding sequence GTGCTTACGGAAAGACAGTTGGAGGTTGTTCTCTCCGTTGTGTACGAATATATACGCAGCGGCGAGAGCGTAGGGTCGCGGACAGTGTCGCGGCGTTATCTGACAGGTCGCAGTTCTGCAACCATCCGCAATGAGATGTCCGATCTTGAAGAGATGGGCTTCCTTAAACAGACGCACACTTCGTCAGGCCGTGTTCCTACTACGCAGGGATACAGGCTTTATGTTGATTACGTCCTCCAGCGTGTCGATCCAAAAAGGCACAGCAGGGAATGGATAAGGAAGCTCGCAGAACATCATAGGGGGCTGGAAGGGGCGCTTGAGTCAGCCACGGAAATTTTAAGCCGCGTAACCAATTATGTCGGTGTTGCAGCATTGACGTCTCTTGACGCTGTTAAACTTCAACGTGTAGACTTTGTGCGGATCGCGGAACGCAATGTGCTGTTGTTGGTTGTGCTTCAGGGTGGACTGGTACATCAGAAGATAATAACTCTCCCGTGGGATATGTCGCAGGATTGTCTTGACGATCTTTCGCGCAGGATAAATTTCTTTGCGGGATGCAGCTGGACTGAAATAAAGAAAGAGCTTCAGACTTATATCCTGCAGGAACTTAGGGAGTATCAGTCGGCATGTACAAGGGCGCTGAAGGAGCTGGAAGATATAATGCTCTCGCCAACGATGAAAGTTTACACAGGTTCGATGAGCCACATGCTGAACTTTCCTGATTTCCAGGATCTTGGCAGGATACAGGCTCTCTATTCCTTCCTTGAACAGGAGGAAAGCATTTCTGAGCTTATAAACAGATGCTCCAATGAGGGGCTTAACATCTTAATAGGCGAGGAGAATGAATCCCCTGCAATGAAAAAGGCCTCGCTTGTCGCGGCCTCTACCGTTTTTAACGGCCAGCGTGCGACGATAGGCATCATAGGTCCGGAGCGCATGGATTATGAAAGGGTAATAACGACTATAGACCGGGTGCTCCAGACGTTGGAGCCCGAGTCTGACGGGGAGGTAAAAGAATAG
- a CDS encoding nucleotide exchange factor GrpE: MCNENNENKDTVCDNNANSLIDGIDGEEKDWKKLYEEAQAEREALFAEAEKAKEEIKGLTDEAARARADYYNLRTRVERDMERDRKLAAERALSKLLPVFENLERVCGAIEDKEGNLYKGITMVIKQFWNAMESLGLEQVSTEGQFDPSLHEAVSMEPVDDEAKDGHIIDVPRKGYKLAGRVIRVPQVRVGKYTKK; this comes from the coding sequence ATGTGCAATGAGAATAATGAGAATAAGGATACGGTCTGTGATAACAATGCAAATAGCCTTATAGACGGTATAGACGGTGAAGAAAAGGACTGGAAGAAGCTGTACGAAGAAGCACAGGCTGAACGGGAAGCGTTGTTTGCCGAAGCTGAAAAGGCAAAGGAAGAGATAAAGGGTCTTACTGACGAAGCGGCCAGAGCCAGAGCCGACTATTATAATTTGAGAACACGTGTCGAGCGCGACATGGAACGGGATCGTAAACTGGCCGCAGAAAGAGCTTTAAGTAAACTCCTTCCGGTTTTTGAGAACCTGGAGAGGGTTTGTGGCGCCATCGAAGACAAAGAGGGTAACCTTTATAAGGGAATAACGATGGTCATCAAGCAGTTCTGGAATGCGATGGAGAGTCTGGGGCTTGAACAGGTCTCCACGGAAGGACAGTTTGACCCGTCATTGCATGAGGCCGTCTCTATGGAGCCGGTCGATGACGAAGCTAAGGACGGCCACATTATCGATGTGCCGAGAAAAGGCTATAAACTTGCCGGCAGGGTAATCAGAGTCCCCCAGGTGAGAGTGGGTAAATATACTAAAAAATAA